The sequence AAGAATGGCTGAGAATAATTGTACTTCAGCCCTTGCAGTTGATGATGAATGTCATGGTAAGCTGTGTTATTCTGGAAAAAGATATGGAAGATGTTGCCAGGCAACCACAGTCCACAGTGATCATCAACAGTTTTCACAACAGCGAAGCAGAAGAATACAGCTGCTGTTCTTGCAGTCATCCCTGAGACAAGATATGAGATTGCCCCACCTACAGTGTCAAGTAGAAGACCCTCAATGGGGTGATTGTAAAGGGCTCCTATTGCATAAGGAACAACCAGTCTGTGATGCTGGGAGTGGATATGGCGATATAAGAACTTGTTCTGATGCATATACCGATGCACAAAGTACTGCCATGTATCCATCACAAACATTGCAATAGCAATCTGCAAAATTTGCTTGGGGATAGAAGGCTGCACTATAACCCCAGATGCACTTGCTGTTGCGGTCAACTGCAAAGTTATAGCAAGCATATCAGACTATCAGTCACTCGACAACAGCTTCAGAATTAGTCcacagaaaattattttatttcggACATAGCAACTGTAATTTCCCACTCTCCCTGCATTTATTATGATAGGATGACAGTAATTTTTATGAGGTGTCCAGAAACTTCAAAGAGTTCATGTAAATATTCAATGTATATAACTCATCATTTAAGAAGCAATGACCAGGTCTATTAATATAATGGCTTCTATACTTCAATTCCTTAACTTGTACCTCTTGAGTATATAGAGGCCAGGCATATAACTGGTTTACATGTTAGCTTCATCAGGTTGCCAAACCAAACAGGAAAGCCTAGAGTAATAAATAACCATGATCAAAATGAAATACGATCTGCTCAACTGATACTAAATATAGATCTACAACAACAACCACCAACCCTTATCCTACTAGGTGATGAAACTTAATATAGATTCACGAAAGACAAAttacttaatatattttgagCAGAACACAAAAGCTCAGGAATCTGAATTATAGCTAGAGCATCTCAGGGtccatttaaaatttgataagatTAACCTTATTAACTTGCAAGAAACggctcttaaaaaaaaagacacttcTACAGTTAACATGACAAAGTAAAGGGGGAGTTACAGGCCAACAGATTGTGTGAATttgttagtttaaaaaaaaaaaaaaagaagaagaaagaaagcacTTCTTTACCCATAAAACTCAAGCATAACCACAGAATCCTGCATTTTAGCAAATAAATTATCAGTGTTATCGACACAAAGAATTAAGCCTAGCTTATTACCAAATATCTGAGTACCAAAGTCAACAAGTCAAAAATGCCCATATTTTATGGCAGTGTGCTGTTTTTGTGCATCTATGGTTCACATGATCGAAATGTCTACACCCTACATCTGTTAGGAAACAATTGTATTCAAGTGGGTTCTCTATGGAGCTCCACTCAGTTGTTTCAAGGGAATCTCAGTTTCTAATATACAAAGAGATTGGACAGCATGGTTGCATTTTGAGCCATTTTGGCTAGCTGGTTATTGATTATCATTTTAGAAGAACTTCTTGTATAGAAGATAGAGTTTAAAAACAAAGGGTTTTCGCTTAAGTAGGGGTTAAGACAGAATATTAAGTATATGCAATGCAAttttagcaagagataagatgaaTGTAACTTGAAAGTAAAACTAGGAGAAGATGCCGTACCAATTGAGAAAAGGAAAGGATGACAAAATGGGTTAAGATGGTTTGGACACATACAAAAAAGGGCCCCAAGAAGCACAGTGAAAAGAGTAGATTGCATGATTTTTAGTCCTATGAAGAGGAGGGGAGACCCAGAAGGACATTGGAAGAAATTGTCAAGAGGTATCCCATGGTAAATAAAATCTTTGAAGATTTGATCTTTAACAAAGTTGAATGGTATTGTGCAACCATGTAGCCAACTTCAGCCACTGGGATAAGgttttggtggtggtggtggtgttctTATATTGCCTCCATATGtgatttctctttcttccttatgatatttttcttcttttgacgGGTAGAAGAGTGGAATATAATTTCAGGCAAATTTTAGGCTTTGATGTAACCTATATTACCATGAATGGATGATTCCATCAATGAAAAGTCAAAAAGCAGAATCTCAAATGAAAGCCAAACCTAGTTCACAATAAAATATTCAACTAACTATAATGTAGATCAATTCTTCCAAACAATCAACTATTAAATTGcatgtaaatattttaaaaaagaaactattCATATCAATTAACACCTTGATATAGGATTTAggtggaaaagagaaaaaaaaacattaagacagagaaagaaagaggggaagAGGGAAGAAGAACAAAGCAGAAAGGATAGAGAGAGATAAGGGAAACAGAGAGATAAAGGGGCTCAGCACTGCACTTCTGTTATTGTTTAAGTCTGCCTAATATACAACAACCCTACTTTATTTATAGACAGCTACCCAACAACTATGAAATCCTATCTAACAGTAGCTGACTGACTAACTAACattcttcttatttatatttacataccATACCTTCACTGTTAATATGCCACCTAACATGTCTAAATGCAGCTCATATGCAACACCAACCCATTCACATATCAAGCAATTGGATAGATCACCCGTGATATATGCCACACCATGCAATTTGGTGGAATACATATTATGGATAGAGACACATTGTGCCACCCTGCCCATGCTGAAAATGCATTACCCAATAAAGAGTTCACATTTAAATCTGTGCAAATTCATGCAAAAGGAAAATGGACATAGTGCTAGCAAAAGACAATTGTTTTGTGATGGACAAATCAAACTCATTACATAGTGGGAAATGATTACAGCTTAATTATTACTATGTTTAATGAAGTCAatgcatttttttctctcttcttctgagtgtgtgtgtgtgtgtgtgcgtaaCTGTGTGTATTTCtgtctgttttttttatctgcTTTCCATTTGGTATGCTtggaaatatatattatcaatatatatcACTCTGCACTAATAGAAAAGTTACCCGGGCTCTTATTCTGGCTCGGTTTTCCTAATATCACTCTTGCTTTGGTCTCATTTTGGGTATTATAGTTGTTTAATCAATTAATTGTGTCAATTGGGACAAATGTATTTTAAGtaacacctttttttttatttaatgcaaACATTAAAGCTTACCATAAATGACGCCATATCATTTAGCAAGTCATACAAAGGGGCCCTGAATCTATTCTAAAAATCTTAAGATAGAAAGGGGGgataagaaaaaatagagaGTCGTTTATCCCAAAAATATTGAAAGTAACACAAAAGCAACAACCGGAAATAGGGATAATCAATCGAATTAGTAACTAGTAAATGGaacaaaagtttcattttaaaaatgctATTAACAACAAATGTGAAGAAAAGCAGCAGCAAGCAACACAGCACAAACTTGAAGAATAGTTTtttcaacttaaaaaatatattaactaaaaatGAGGACAAATGTTATTTGTAGAAATTAACTGAAATGTTGGAGAACTGACCAAGAAGAGTGCTACAATTGCCTGAACAAGCTGCTGAAGTAAAACACCCTTCACAACTGTTGAAAAGGGCACCAAATTCTTCGTTTCCTCATCTCTCCTGGTATGCAACCGATACCTATCTAAAGGTGGGAGCAAGTGATAAAACCCAGCATATACCCAATAAAGCACAATAGGGGCAAACGTGCCCATCAATTCATCGCTCACATATCCTTCCCAGAAAACCATTGTATAAATTCAAATGTGGAAACAAGTCAATCAATTTCAAGCAAAAACAATCCAACCCAGAAACAAACTCAGCAAGTCAAAGTTGCATCACAGCTCAAGTTCTTAACTTGGACAGCTTCCTTCACTCCctgaaaaggaaaatgaaaactgTTCACTTgccaagaagaaacaaaaataactaaaaaataaaccaCAACTTCCACCACTTGTTTGCATGATTCCTAAGCTTtacaaaaaccaaaacaaacaaaaacaataagatAGACACAGTTGTGCATTAAACCGCATTGAATTACCAAAACCAGAAAATGTGAAGATTTTGAGACTTCCCCAGGAATTATCAAAGCATGCAACTTTCAAACAATGCAGAAGAGACCCATTAAAGAATCTGGCACAATGGCTTACCCAGATGATTAAAAAGGTTTTTCACCCACGGTTTCAGTGCATCGCTCGATCAGATCTAGGGAATAGTCCGAATGGATAAACACTGGTGACAGTTGTGAGATTCCGAAGATCTTcaaaagtttgaatttttatttcaaacttggattaatttgtattgttttttttccctttatctTCTCTCCCTTCTCCCCTCAAAGAGAAAATAGATGTGTTGGGAAGACAAGAAAATGATTGAGGCATTTTGTTTTCGCCCCTCCATGACCTAATTTTGATGTTCggaaaggagagaaatagtGATGGATACACGTGTTGCAAACTCGTGATCTTGATCAGACTCTCCTTCAATCGCCAACGTTcgaaaaaaaggtttttttgtccgtatttcttttttatttgtcgttttttttataaatggaaaaaataacaacgcatttttaatatttttaaaaaatgcaaagaGAGAATAAAGTTTTCTACACTATACTCTGTCAAAAACTAGCCGTCCGAGGATAAATCACATAACTGCTAATGATCTAATGACTTGATGATATGTTGATGGAAAATGAATTGATTctaatgtttaaaaaaagaatcattttttGTATCCTCTTGGTAgggattaaaaatgataaataacattaaaaagattaaaattgtttgaaaaattattgaagaagtaaaagtaaatttgatgaaaaaataagatacaataaaaaaattattgaaccattaaaaattaattttatgaaaaaatattgagttaaaaatataattaaccaaAAAAGTAATGACATTTGATGACAAAGATCATAAATATCAAAATCTTTGAACCCGACACCTTTATTTTTACGTTTTCCAATCACtttatctcttattttaatttcacaagaggaaaataataaaatataaaaactaaatttagttaattttttatgaaattcaaaaaaagtttatgaccaaaaatatatttaactatataacaataaatgaaTTACTAAATGAAAACACATCATTAAGACTTTTAGGTGGTGCTTGATTCACTCATTTTCCGTTTTCATTTTCggagaaaatagaaaacaaaactaaaaatatgtttgcttaagttttagaaaatatttttaaaaaatgcctAAAATTGAAAACCAAATAAAGTCGTTTTCACCATTTTCAGAAAAAATGAAAACGCAATGGCATTAATGTAATGATaagaaggtttttttttctctctcttcgaAGCTTCTCATCTATCTGGGCAAGGTCGTACCATGATTCATCTCTGGCACCGATCTCATCGTCTCCAACAGGCAGCAGGTCATCTCCTTCTCGTCTTTGATGCTTGTTTGCATTGGGTATGATATGTaagttttttctcttcaaatctcGATTATTGTAGATGTCCTAGGTGCTGTCTGTATGTGACAATGGTGGATCGGTCATGTTATATTAGTGgaatgttaattttaaaatagaaaaaaaaaattcaaaaaaatatattttttatgtctgaaaattttgaaaataaaaactattttcaataaataaaaacagaaaatattttctcaaaccaaataccaccattactttttttaatcacaTTAGAATTTACCTAATAGTGAGATAAATTTGCATAATATGCATGTGATCTTAAAGATGCTTACTAGATtagaattaacaaaaaaaaaactatttttccaTAAAATAAGGCTTatggattttaaaagattacttAAGAATGTCatcacttataattttttaaaaaaaattaatcattagaaATTTGTAATTTAGACTTTAAGGAATTTATATCATATGAATTTAGTagttttgaaacaaaattatagatttataaaatattaaaatatatttttgtccttataaaatttaaaaaaattggtttcatCCAGCAAAATAGTGTGTATATTTCCGGTCCTCTTGAACTTGAAATTAAAACGTCATAATTTATCTGAAAACTATGTTTGGGTTATTTGAACTTATTCAAGTCAAATAatgatatatttcaattttacaaggattcaaaatatacaaaaaaaaattacagggatcaaaaacaaacattttctAAACATGTGTTTAACCTAGCGATTATAAACATACATGGGAAAGATATTAAGAGATTTATGGAGGCTAACACACCCctagaaaaaaatacttttccATGTTTCAAATTGTTTTCCTTGGTCAAGGGGGTGGACATTGTTTTCGATtttcatagataaaaaaaaatatatttctcctCACCAACCTTTCAAAAACTCATGTTTTCCCAAATCCACACTCAACCCTTCTAGCCCATCAAAATAAACCCTTATATTTTTAGGAAGATTCATCCTTGCATGACAACCCACCCCATGCCACCATTGTTGTGGCTCCACCTTTGCCATAACAACCCTCACAATttcatttcaacttttttcCCTCCCAAGTGTATTGAATTCCCAATTCGCCTTAATCTGAGTTTGATTTTGCAAAACACTTAGTTCCATAAACTTCAATTCTCGATcaattacatattatatataaatcataaagTGCATGAGTCAATTGACATAAAATTATTCCAACTTAACAATTGATTTTGGGTTCGAGTCTTGTGTATGTAACTGTGTTAAATACTCAAAGAAAACTCACACATGGTGGTTTTACTCAACTCGAACAAGATTGTCTTTAATGAAGGATACACCTGACATAGACAAAAAAAAGGTACATATTATATGATATTGTATCCATGTAACAACAAAAAAccaaagtttttttatatataaaagaaaagcttACACTTGTTATATTTgtaacaatataaaaatctttGGGAAAAGATGGTATGCATACAAGATACGAAAGAAGCGATTTTTACTAAGTTAAGCATgaatacaaaaataatgaatatttttctcttttacattttttgtgCTTTGGACACAAATTTGTATGATGATGGTTTAGTAGGTAACaagatataatatttttgtgttgtgttgttcCACTTCTTTTTCTGTTGTCTGTtggtaaaattttttaaaaatcaaatgtaAAACAAGTAATTTTGTGACATCTTATCCCTTAAATTCATGTAAATCGAACGAGCCTAAGTaacttaatttaaaactatTGAACAATTATATGAAGGAATGTACCAAGAAATAGATTGAATAAAATCACacttaacaagaaaaaaagagacTAAGATACACATAAAATAAAGTATGAGATCCAAAAGTATAATTGACTTATTTTTAGGActcaattgaatttttatccCATACTTTATTGTGATTTTAGTCATcctaattttagttatttgcATACATCTCGTTCATATACTTAATTTACTAAATAAGCTAGCTTTGttctaaaacaaaaagtaagttccatttaaattttacaataattaaatttgaaaatttaacattaaaagttaattttgaaatatacaaCATAAAAATAGTTTGCATTCattgttaaacaaaattaaaattaatttcaaattatattttacaaataagaaaaaaaatatcaatttaatccAATTCCAACAAATCAtgcatctttaaaaaaattatactactatTAAGGTTCTGTTTGGGGTGATTTTTAGTTTTgagtttcaaaaattttaaaataacaactattttttagttttcgtttcaaaaaagtaaaaaccaattttaaaatattattaattctaaataaattatttttgaaagctTCATAtcgtattaaaattaatttgaaagtaTTTTTATGTAGTGGTGACCATGGTGATGTTAGCAACAGTGATGACAATAGAGACACCAATAATAATTGCGGTGACAATGGTGATGGTGGTGATTGGTGAAAGTGACATTGGTGGTAGTGAAAATGACAATGGTGGTGACAATGGTAGTGATAACGGTGTTGATGACAACTAGTAGTGGTAGTAATGTCAGTGGTATCGGTGACGATGGTGATGATAGTGATGTTAGTGAAGAAGTAGCATTTTGATGGTAGCAGTGATAACAATACTAATAGTAATGGTGATGGTGATAACAATGTTTGTTGTGATGGTGATGTCGATGACAACAACGATGATGGTTGTGTCATAATGGTGACAAATAGTTATGACAATAATGATAATGGTGTGATGATGGTAAAAACATAACTGATATGAATGAATATTGACAGTGGTGATAAGAGTAACGCCAAAAGATGTCCAGCAGCTAAGGACGGTGTATGTTAATGCTCCGATGTACATATTTGAACGTCACGTCACTAGTTACGTCAACTTTATGGACCCCAAGATcgaaattatttatcaaaatatgtacttttttgaaaaacactttataTATGAGAAGATTTATTAAAACCaaatataaaaatcttataTGATGAAATATGTATAAACATACTCAAGCATCGTATTTGGGAATTTTGAGAATCATGAATTATGGGATTCATGATTTGCAAGAATTATGATTCTTGGCATGAATTTTTTCCCCATCTTAAtaactatatataattaagcTTAAAATTGTGGTAAGAATTAATAGATATTAATctcattcttaaaaataaaaacacccaCATTAACAATTTGAGAAAGTAAGCTTAAATCTTACACATTCTTCGTCGTTTTGGTTTACTAACGGATATTCGTTCCTCTAACCTTTATGGTGGTGAAATCATGAGGATCATTCAGGCTTTTAATTAACAGTAATGCAAGTAACGGACAagacttattttaaatattttattattgattaaaataaattggacgcttgaaaattgaaattgtcaattGTGCGTgagtttcattttctatttaccAGTAAGTTTCAATTCACTCAtaattttgtaactttttttaatgaatttcaattaataatagtGTTTTTTTACAGATTAATAATAGTgttagatgataaaaaaaagtgatagtGTTAGATAGCCTGTTGTTTGTATTTATTCTAGCTTGAACTAATTCCTTTAATCACAATATATTTCACTAATACCAGCATCTGCAGACTGCAgcgttaatatttttttttctggacacACGGtgttaatattgttttatgtatTGCAAATTAATATACAGATAGTATCAATGACcatgatgacaacaaaatatgagaaatacatattttttttaattaaaaatcaaatcatagaatctttttttcttaatttgaaaaatgagtatgaaagtgttttaaaaattattttaacttgatttttttctaaacatattttgatttgagaacaaaaattaacaaccgCCCCAAATAAAGAGTGaagatttgttttattttatattatacggATAAATAGTCAACAAAAATAACCTTTATGATTGGCACAGGTGTCGAGATAAGCAAAGTATGATTTGGAGTGTCTGACACCATATCAAAACCATTATTCCAATCCCGTACACCCAAACTCAGATAAAACCCATTACACAACGTTTAACCCCAATGCCCTAATCACCGTTGATCAGTACTTGAGAAACTTAAACCCCACGCAACCACATCACGTGAGTGAGCTCACACACTCACTCCCTCACTCAAAGGCACTGAATCCCCCCTGAAGGAAGGTTCCCAACCACTACTATTAGCTTCCTTCTTTGACCACAACACTATCACAAACCCAAGCCAAAAACCGAAAACCCTCGCAATTTCCCAATTCACGCGTTTCTTTCCTTTCAAGACTCTCTCTCTCGCTCTAGTTTTTTCGTTCCGCGACTCAGCCTTTCGAATCCTCTCACCCAGAGGTACGATTCGTACCATGTAGTTGTGGGATTTCGGCTTTGCCACTTCTTGATTCCAAtaattttggtttctttttttcccctaaTTTGATTTCCCCAGTTAGGGTTTTTAACTCTATTCGATCGGCGATTTCGAATACTCGGAGGCTCGAATCGTGTTGGGGGTTTTCCGTTTTGATTAAAAAAGTTTCCGTTTTTTGTGTTGGGTGATCAAgggttgtttgatttttttcttgcGATCGAGAATGGGTGAGGCTTCGGGAGCTGGTTCCGCTGATTGTTTCAGCCAGATGATGTCGTCGATGCCGGGTTTTCGCTTCCATCCCACGGATGAGGAGTTGGTGATGTACTATCTGAAGCGGAAGATTTGTGGGAAGAGGCTGAAGCTCGACGTGATTCATGAAACCGATGTGTATAAGTGGGATCCCGAGGATTTGCCTGGTAATTGATCAACCCCTTTTATCTTGTGTCTTTTTTTGTTGGTGATAGTTATGGCGTTGACTTGGGTTtgtgtttattttgatttggttGTTTTGTTTGATCGATTAGAAGTTGTTGGTTTTGAGTTGAGTGTGGAGATCTTAATGTTGCAAATATTGGTAATGTTTGATGCTCATATGATTAAGTGATGCTTTGAATGTGTTTTTCAGGTTAGGGTACCAATCGTTGACTTGGGTTTGCTTCAATAAGGTGTTGTGTGTTATTTGGGTTCTTTTGATTTGTTGATCTAAGCAGTTCAGGTTATTGTTGATGTTTTCTGTTAGGGTGTTTTCAGGAGTTTGTTTTCTTTAGCTTTTGAGGCGGATGCAAGAGTGATTtccatctgttttttttttggggtttttttttttaggccTCTTGTTTGGTATGGTGGGTGGGTATTTCATAGGGATTTAAGTTTCAATATTGTCAATGCTTTGGAGTTCTAAAGTTCTGGCTACTTTTAGgcaaatattatatatgtagcATATGGTGTGCATCTCTATCCATCTGTCATATATACTCCCAAAATATCTTTAATCTGAAATAAAAC comes from Glycine soja cultivar W05 chromosome 20, ASM419377v2, whole genome shotgun sequence and encodes:
- the LOC114403525 gene encoding very-long-chain aldehyde decarbonylase GL1-9-like, which produces MVFWEGYVSDELMGTFAPIVLYWVYAGFYHLLPPLDRYRLHTRRDEETKNLVPFSTVVKGVLLQQLVQAIVALFLLTATASASGVIVQPSIPKQILQIAIAMFVMDTWQYFVHRYMHQNKFLYRHIHSQHHRLVVPYAIGALYNHPIEGLLLDTVGGAISYLVSGMTARTAAVFFCFAVVKTVDDHCGLWLPGNIFHIFFQNNTAYHDIHHQLQGLKYNYSQPFFSIWDKLLGTYMPFDLVKRPKGGFEARLAKE